One window from the genome of Aquabacterium sp. A3 encodes:
- a CDS encoding PQQ-dependent sugar dehydrogenase, with the protein MHTVRRLGTLPQPPRVTLASLIAATMLLSACEGGQAVNPADSASAAPTPVPTVQTTARPSAETLAQGLKHPWGLAILDNGEMLVTERGGQLWRLSADGQQRQPVRGVPPVWAQSQGGLLDVVADSGDQPWVYWSYAEPGTGREAGLAGTAVARGRLVGTQLQDVQVIFRQQPKVDHGNHFGSRIVLGPDNTLFIGLGDRQQDNPRSPDTRFAQNLGAHLGKVIRIQRDGSPAPGNPSWNGQAALPGIWSLGHRNIQAAALNPQTGALWVAEHGPQGGDELNIVTAGGNFGWPLHSYGCPYGSLPGKGCQVGDGQHGPGFIEPITTWVPLSMAPSGMAFYTGNRYPGWQGSLFVGALRGAALWRMTLDGDRVTGREALYEGELGRVRDVRQGPDGLLYVLTDAADDGRVIRLTPSGS; encoded by the coding sequence ATGCACACTGTCCGGCGCCTGGGAACCTTGCCCCAGCCACCCCGCGTCACCTTGGCATCGCTGATCGCGGCCACGATGTTGCTGAGCGCCTGCGAGGGTGGCCAGGCCGTGAATCCCGCCGACAGCGCCAGCGCCGCGCCCACGCCGGTGCCCACGGTGCAAACCACCGCGCGGCCCAGCGCTGAGACCCTGGCGCAGGGCCTGAAACACCCCTGGGGCCTGGCGATTCTGGACAACGGCGAGATGCTGGTGACCGAGCGCGGTGGGCAACTGTGGCGCTTGTCAGCCGATGGGCAGCAGCGCCAACCTGTGCGTGGGGTGCCCCCGGTCTGGGCCCAAAGCCAGGGCGGCTTGCTGGACGTGGTGGCCGACAGTGGCGACCAACCCTGGGTGTACTGGAGCTACGCCGAGCCAGGCACCGGCCGCGAAGCCGGTCTGGCGGGCACGGCCGTGGCCCGGGGGCGCCTGGTGGGCACACAACTGCAAGACGTTCAGGTGATCTTCCGTCAGCAGCCCAAGGTGGATCACGGCAACCATTTTGGTTCGCGCATCGTGCTGGGCCCCGACAACACCCTGTTCATCGGGCTGGGCGATCGCCAACAAGACAACCCACGCTCGCCCGACACCCGCTTCGCTCAGAACCTGGGCGCCCACCTGGGCAAGGTGATCCGCATCCAGCGCGACGGCTCGCCCGCGCCGGGCAACCCGAGCTGGAATGGGCAAGCCGCCCTGCCCGGTATCTGGAGCCTGGGACACCGCAACATCCAGGCCGCGGCGCTGAACCCTCAAACCGGCGCGCTGTGGGTGGCCGAGCACGGCCCGCAAGGGGGAGATGAGCTCAACATCGTCACGGCCGGCGGCAACTTCGGCTGGCCGTTGCACAGCTACGGCTGCCCGTATGGCTCGCTGCCTGGCAAGGGTTGCCAGGTGGGCGACGGCCAGCACGGCCCGGGCTTCATCGAGCCCATCACCACCTGGGTGCCGCTGTCAATGGCGCCCAGCGGCATGGCGTTCTACACCGGCAACCGTTACCCGGGCTGGCAAGGCAGCCTGTTCGTGGGGGCTTTGCGGGGTGCGGCCCTGTGGCGCATGACCCTGGATGGCGACCGCGTGACGGGGCGTGAAGCGCTGTACGAAGGTGAGCTGGGCCGCGTGCGCGATGTGCGTCAGGGCCCGGACGGCCTGCTGTACGTGTTGACCGACGCCGCCGATGACGGGCGGGTGATCAGGCTGACACCATCGGGGTCGTGA
- the panC gene encoding pantoate--beta-alanine ligase, whose protein sequence is MKTVHTLADLRALLTAAPSAPVFVPTMGNLHEGHLDLIRQARAISDSAAIQGSPVVASIFVNRLQFGPNEDFDRYPRTLARDAELLAGAGCDILFAPDEAELYPEPQGYKVVPPPELADILEGAFRPGFFTGVCTVVHKLFNIVQPRAAVFGKKDYQQLMVIRNMVRQMGLPIDIVGGETMRSAEGLALSSRNGYLSDAERAEALTLIRLLRGVQTELRASERLTPELLQRCEESAMAELRQRGWAPDYVMVRRQKDLHHATADELAVGLASTPLVTLVAAKLGATRLIDNLEV, encoded by the coding sequence ATGAAGACTGTTCACACCCTGGCCGATCTGCGTGCCTTGTTGACTGCCGCGCCTTCGGCCCCTGTGTTTGTGCCCACCATGGGCAACCTGCACGAGGGCCATCTGGACTTGATCCGGCAGGCCCGGGCCATCTCGGACTCTGCCGCGATCCAGGGCAGCCCGGTGGTGGCCAGCATCTTCGTCAACCGGCTGCAGTTCGGCCCGAACGAAGACTTTGACCGCTATCCCCGCACGCTGGCGCGCGATGCCGAGCTGCTGGCCGGGGCGGGCTGCGACATCCTGTTTGCACCCGATGAGGCCGAGCTGTACCCCGAGCCTCAGGGCTACAAGGTGGTGCCTCCTCCTGAGCTGGCCGACATCCTGGAAGGTGCGTTCCGCCCGGGCTTCTTCACCGGCGTGTGCACCGTGGTACACAAGCTGTTCAACATCGTGCAGCCGCGTGCGGCCGTGTTTGGCAAGAAGGACTACCAACAGCTCATGGTGATCCGCAACATGGTGCGCCAGATGGGCTTGCCCATCGACATCGTGGGTGGCGAGACCATGCGCTCCGCCGAAGGCCTGGCCCTGTCATCCCGCAATGGCTACCTCAGCGATGCCGAGCGCGCCGAAGCGCTCACGCTGATCCGCCTGCTGCGTGGGGTGCAGACCGAGCTGCGCGCCAGCGAGCGCCTGACGCCCGAGTTGCTGCAGCGCTGCGAAGAGTCGGCGATGGCCGAGCTGCGCCAGCGCGGCTGGGCCCCGGATTACGTGATGGTGCGTCGCCAGAAAGACCTGCACCATGCCACCGCCGATGAGCTGGCGGTCGGGCTGGCCAGCACGCCCTTGGTGACCCTGGTGGCGGCCAAACTGGGTGCCACGCGACTGATCGACAACCTCGAGGTGTGA
- a CDS encoding CYTH domain-containing protein — translation MHEIELKFGLPAAQLDTVRAELARLGADIARPQILQAAYFDTPDRRLAQARAALRVRREDDEWVQTFKSAGLNTMVRVEDNQPATPPASSAHGSADGEALQPDLSRHHEAARQVLMQALGWQPERDPPGHHSGLMALYRTDMRRTRARLTVAEGTPHEGMVELALDEGAILAGEGPQQRCEAVCELEIELLSGAPQAVILAADAWVARFGLWLDTQTKAHRGDRLARQVLPMPDRPVAPASPPDTPPTPWPIALESALGRYTRAMSALASPSGPVAPDTVLSWRDANRAIAAVAHTESAQPWAHDLAAQAEALAQRMAASEPTQPETLTALARSAEATRLALAVFTVLLAV, via the coding sequence ATGCACGAAATCGAACTGAAATTCGGCCTGCCCGCGGCCCAACTGGACACCGTGCGCGCTGAGCTGGCACGACTGGGGGCCGACATCGCCCGGCCTCAGATCCTGCAAGCGGCCTACTTCGACACCCCCGACCGGCGGTTGGCCCAGGCCCGCGCGGCCCTGCGCGTGCGCCGGGAGGACGACGAGTGGGTGCAGACCTTCAAAAGTGCCGGGCTCAACACCATGGTGCGGGTGGAGGACAACCAGCCTGCCACACCGCCCGCCAGTTCAGCCCATGGCTCAGCGGACGGTGAGGCCTTGCAGCCCGACCTGAGCCGTCACCACGAGGCCGCCCGGCAGGTGTTGATGCAGGCACTGGGCTGGCAGCCTGAGCGCGACCCGCCAGGGCATCACAGCGGCCTGATGGCGCTGTACCGCACCGACATGCGCCGCACCCGCGCCCGACTGACGGTGGCCGAAGGCACCCCGCATGAAGGCATGGTGGAGCTGGCGCTGGACGAAGGCGCCATCTTGGCTGGCGAGGGGCCGCAGCAGCGTTGCGAAGCCGTCTGCGAGCTGGAAATCGAACTGCTGAGCGGCGCCCCCCAGGCGGTCATCCTCGCGGCCGACGCCTGGGTGGCGCGCTTTGGCCTGTGGCTGGACACCCAGACCAAGGCCCACCGTGGCGACCGGTTGGCGCGCCAGGTGCTGCCCATGCCTGACAGGCCAGTAGCGCCAGCTTCACCACCTGACACCCCGCCCACGCCCTGGCCCATCGCGCTGGAGTCGGCCCTGGGGCGCTACACCCGCGCCATGAGTGCGCTGGCCTCGCCATCAGGCCCGGTCGCACCAGACACTGTCCTGTCCTGGCGTGACGCCAACCGTGCCATCGCGGCGGTGGCCCACACGGAAAGCGCCCAGCCCTGGGCCCATGACCTGGCGGCGCAAGCGGAGGCCTTGGCTCAACGCATGGCAGCGTCAGAACCCACACAGCCCGAGACCCTCACGGCCCTGGCACGCAGCGCTGAGGCCACCCGCCTGGCCCTGGCCGTGTTCACGGTGTTGCTGGCGGTGTGA
- a CDS encoding putative solute-binding protein has translation MNSVKKLGAVCALALAAAGASSQAHAQRLCVYDLLGAAGDLFNMAKDYQVAMQRHGVNIELKGFTDERVASEEYRTGQCAGFVATAFRTRQFNPTAGSIDTLGATTIVRDGKIDINGSYDVVRKLVQTFATPAANRFMVNGQHEVGGIIPLGAAYPVVNDRKINSVEALAGKRIASFDHDKAQAVMIQRIGAQPVSADITNFATKFNNGSVDFIAAPTMAYRPLELHKGVGTKGAMARFPIMILTYQVILNSTKFPEGFGLKSRQYWAGQFDRALQLVKQADASIPPGVWMDLSASDSYKYTLMLRESRIDIAKQGLYDKQGLRIIKKVRCNVNPSDPECSTKSEEDWK, from the coding sequence ATGAATTCGGTCAAGAAGTTGGGGGCCGTCTGCGCCTTGGCGCTGGCGGCCGCAGGGGCTTCATCCCAGGCACATGCACAGCGCCTTTGTGTGTACGACCTGTTGGGCGCCGCTGGGGACCTGTTCAACATGGCCAAGGACTACCAGGTGGCCATGCAGCGTCATGGTGTCAACATCGAACTCAAGGGCTTCACCGACGAGCGCGTGGCCTCTGAGGAGTACCGCACCGGACAGTGCGCCGGGTTTGTGGCCACCGCGTTCCGTACGCGTCAATTCAACCCGACGGCCGGCTCCATCGACACCCTGGGGGCCACCACGATCGTGCGTGACGGCAAGATCGACATCAATGGCAGTTACGACGTGGTGCGCAAGTTGGTGCAGACGTTCGCCACGCCGGCGGCCAATCGCTTCATGGTCAACGGCCAGCACGAGGTGGGCGGCATCATTCCGCTGGGGGCGGCTTACCCTGTGGTCAACGACCGCAAGATCAACTCGGTTGAGGCCCTGGCGGGCAAACGCATTGCGTCGTTCGACCATGACAAGGCGCAGGCGGTGATGATCCAGCGCATCGGCGCACAACCGGTGTCTGCCGACATCACCAACTTCGCCACGAAGTTCAACAACGGCTCGGTCGACTTCATTGCTGCACCCACGATGGCCTATCGGCCGCTGGAACTCCACAAAGGCGTGGGCACGAAGGGCGCCATGGCGCGGTTCCCGATCATGATCCTGACCTACCAGGTCATCCTCAACAGCACCAAATTCCCGGAAGGATTTGGTCTGAAGTCTCGGCAGTACTGGGCCGGGCAGTTCGATCGGGCGCTGCAGTTGGTCAAACAGGCTGACGCCAGCATCCCGCCGGGTGTGTGGATGGACCTGTCGGCCTCCGACTCCTACAAGTACACCCTCATGCTGCGGGAGTCTCGCATCGACATCGCCAAGCAAGGCCTGTACGACAAACAGGGTCTGCGCATCATCAAGAAGGTGCGCTGCAACGTGAACCCCTCCGATCCGGAATGCTCAACCAAGTCTGAAGAAGACTGGAAATGA
- a CDS encoding segregation and condensation protein A: protein MSETLTPLDDQGVPEVVDHIAVARLYGEPLFDLPTDLYIPPDALEVFLETFEGPLDLLLYLIRKQNFNILDIPLADVTRQYLAYVDQIRKRNLELASEYLLMAAMLIEIKSRMLLPPKKTDDGEEAEDPRAELVRRLIEYEQMKLAAAGLDQLPLLGRDFLRVQAYSDPSLNVQLPEVTLVDLKEAWMGILQRARLHKHHTISREELSVREHMSMVLKTLQGRRFVEFEALFEPSRGPQVLVVTFIAMLELAREHLIEITQAEAFAPIYVRLAYQPV from the coding sequence GTGTCCGAGACCCTGACCCCGCTGGACGACCAGGGCGTGCCCGAGGTGGTCGACCACATCGCCGTGGCCCGGCTCTACGGCGAGCCCCTGTTCGACCTGCCCACCGACCTCTACATCCCGCCCGATGCGCTGGAGGTCTTCCTCGAAACCTTCGAGGGCCCGTTGGATCTGTTGCTCTACCTGATCCGCAAGCAGAACTTCAACATCCTGGACATCCCGCTGGCCGATGTCACGCGCCAGTACCTGGCCTATGTGGACCAGATCCGCAAGCGCAATCTGGAGCTGGCCTCGGAGTACCTGCTGATGGCGGCCATGCTCATCGAGATCAAGTCTCGGATGCTGCTGCCGCCCAAGAAAACCGACGACGGCGAAGAGGCCGAAGACCCCCGTGCCGAGCTGGTGCGCCGGCTGATCGAGTACGAGCAGATGAAGTTGGCCGCCGCCGGCCTGGATCAGTTGCCTTTGCTGGGCCGGGATTTTCTGCGCGTACAGGCTTACAGCGACCCCTCGCTGAATGTGCAGTTGCCCGAGGTGACCCTGGTGGACCTGAAAGAGGCCTGGATGGGCATCTTGCAGCGCGCGCGCCTGCACAAGCACCACACCATCAGCCGCGAAGAGCTCTCGGTGCGAGAGCACATGAGCATGGTGCTCAAGACCCTGCAAGGGCGCCGATTCGTGGAGTTCGAGGCCCTGTTCGAGCCCAGCCGGGGCCCGCAGGTGCTGGTGGTCACCTTCATCGCCATGCTGGAGCTGGCGCGTGAGCACCTGATCGAGATCACCCAGGCCGAGGCCTTCGCGCCCATCTATGTGCGCCTGGCCTACCAGCCTGTGTGA
- a CDS encoding TRAP transporter large permease subunit: MNAPDSRKLLGRTLQEWFATLPVFALLLLTLIIGTGEMVHGQLLRLGESMFGNPDQQVQYFMLRADPVKPECNRNVDVDAEVQRKLAESKAPSTDDLDDLFGDSGPADPAVLRQSIEQAQTICRAKHDMYERVQANLTPEVKAYRTLETSFFGLFKLGMENRPLILLIMVSIGCIVTTLGWHHIGIRGALYTRDHIVVTWSQVIASSLLLYSCVRYYQILKSGGEVDAPHLHYIWIATFAAILLINLWRVFKPREASAKGDGGWGKALLATPLYAVMSINAGVYFLSIDHPAGLAIYINQLMALPSIFMNLALFIWAGMLLKQSRVIDLVLNVIRPWNLSPQLLTYIILIIASIGTAYTGASGIFVIAAGAVIYHEVRAAGGTRQFALAATAMSGSLGVVLRPCLLVVMIAALNKQVTTNGLYHWGFYVFLLTSTLFFLVSQMLRTQRAAIESPVVAIPGMLRELIPLLPYIGVTVVIIALYEYGLDTKLNEITAPTIIPVMLLLILIFDKVLNKGKAEITPDYASHRQEGVERSVRYATTETIGHIGALLALMTLSLAVGGVIERSDIMHYFPQVFDSRWTAMAFLMVIMVVVGMSMDPLGAAILVSGTLAPVAYANNIDPVHFWMMVLVAFELGYLSPPVALNQLLTRQVVGEDEVHLADQEVKHMRFFRRYERWILPLIVMASGLMIVGFGPLAVQDFESLAFIKDWFPAVPQ, encoded by the coding sequence ATGAACGCACCTGATTCACGCAAACTTCTCGGGCGGACCCTGCAGGAATGGTTCGCCACCCTGCCTGTGTTCGCCTTGCTGCTGCTCACCCTGATCATCGGCACAGGGGAAATGGTCCACGGCCAGTTGCTGAGACTGGGCGAATCCATGTTCGGCAACCCCGATCAGCAGGTCCAGTACTTCATGCTGCGGGCCGACCCGGTCAAGCCCGAGTGCAACCGCAACGTCGACGTTGACGCCGAGGTCCAGCGCAAGCTGGCCGAGTCGAAGGCGCCCAGCACCGACGACCTGGACGACCTGTTCGGTGACAGTGGCCCCGCCGACCCGGCCGTGCTGCGACAGTCCATCGAGCAGGCGCAGACGATTTGTCGAGCCAAACACGACATGTACGAGCGGGTGCAGGCCAACCTCACGCCAGAGGTCAAGGCCTATCGCACGCTGGAGACCAGCTTCTTCGGTCTGTTCAAGCTGGGCATGGAAAACCGCCCACTGATCTTGTTGATCATGGTGTCGATCGGCTGCATCGTGACCACCCTGGGCTGGCACCACATCGGGATCCGTGGCGCCCTGTACACCCGCGATCACATCGTGGTCACCTGGTCTCAGGTGATCGCCAGCAGCCTGCTGCTGTACTCGTGCGTCCGCTACTACCAGATCCTGAAATCTGGCGGTGAGGTGGATGCCCCGCACCTGCACTACATCTGGATCGCCACCTTCGCCGCGATCCTGCTGATCAACTTGTGGCGTGTGTTCAAGCCGCGTGAGGCCTCGGCCAAAGGCGATGGCGGTTGGGGCAAGGCGTTGCTGGCCACGCCGCTGTACGCGGTGATGTCGATCAATGCCGGTGTGTACTTCCTCAGCATTGATCACCCTGCAGGTCTGGCCATCTACATCAACCAGTTGATGGCCCTGCCCAGCATCTTCATGAACCTGGCCCTGTTCATCTGGGCGGGCATGCTGCTCAAGCAAAGCCGGGTGATTGACCTGGTGCTGAACGTGATCCGGCCGTGGAACCTGTCGCCACAGCTGCTGACCTACATCATCCTGATCATCGCCTCGATCGGCACGGCTTACACAGGGGCCTCCGGCATCTTCGTGATCGCCGCTGGCGCGGTGATTTACCACGAAGTGCGCGCCGCCGGCGGTACACGACAGTTCGCCCTGGCCGCCACGGCCATGTCCGGCTCGCTGGGTGTGGTGCTGCGGCCCTGCCTGCTGGTGGTGATGATTGCGGCGCTGAACAAGCAGGTCACCACCAACGGCCTGTACCACTGGGGCTTCTACGTCTTCCTGCTGACGTCCACCCTGTTCTTCCTGGTGTCTCAGATGCTGCGCACCCAGCGTGCCGCCATCGAATCACCGGTGGTCGCCATCCCAGGCATGCTACGTGAGCTGATCCCCCTGCTGCCCTACATTGGCGTGACCGTGGTGATCATCGCCCTGTACGAGTACGGTCTGGACACCAAGCTCAATGAAATCACGGCGCCCACCATCATCCCGGTGATGCTGTTGCTGATCCTGATCTTCGACAAGGTGCTCAACAAGGGCAAGGCCGAGATCACACCGGACTACGCCAGCCATCGGCAAGAAGGTGTCGAACGTTCGGTGCGCTATGCCACCACCGAAACCATTGGCCACATCGGCGCCCTGCTGGCCCTGATGACCCTGTCGCTGGCCGTGGGTGGCGTGATCGAACGCTCGGACATCATGCATTACTTCCCGCAGGTCTTTGACAGCCGCTGGACGGCCATGGCCTTCCTGATGGTGATCATGGTGGTCGTGGGCATGTCGATGGATCCGCTCGGTGCTGCCATCCTGGTGTCGGGCACCCTCGCCCCGGTGGCCTACGCCAACAACATCGACCCAGTGCACTTCTGGATGATGGTGCTGGTGGCCTTCGAGCTGGGTTACCTGTCGCCGCCCGTGGCCTTGAACCAGCTGTTGACGCGTCAGGTGGTGGGCGAGGATGAAGTGCACCTTGCCGACCAGGAGGTCAAGCACATGCGATTCTTCCGCCGCTACGAGCGGTGGATCCTGCCGCTGATCGTGATGGCCTCCGGCCTCATGATCGTGGGCTTCGGCCCGCTGGCGGTGCAGGACTTCGAATCGCTGGCCTTCATCAAGGACTGGTTCCCTGCCGTACCGCAATGA
- a CDS encoding DUF3460 family protein: MPLFWKPYKSDVTQFIDSLKQRDPQLEDRQRQGRALLWDKAPQDTDAQRAAREARVPQQPYVYQTKA, translated from the coding sequence ATGCCCCTGTTCTGGAAGCCCTACAAGTCTGACGTGACCCAGTTCATCGACAGCCTCAAGCAGCGCGACCCGCAGCTCGAAGACCGCCAACGCCAGGGCCGCGCCCTGCTGTGGGACAAGGCCCCTCAGGACACCGATGCCCAGCGCGCCGCGCGCGAGGCCCGCGTGCCTCAACAGCCGTACGTCTACCAGACCAAGGCCTGA
- a CDS encoding ATP-dependent DNA helicase — protein sequence MDLPTLFSASGPLARALDGYCVRHEQIEMSQAVQAAIRDGRTVVLEAGTGVGKTAAYLVPALLEGGKVVVSTGTKALQDQLFHRDLPAVRDALAVPVKVALLKGRSNYLCWHHLERTNQDATLLGSRQEVRDLSEINRFAPLSATGDKAECPTVPEHAPIWARVTSTRENCLGSDCPRYADCFVVRARREAQDADVVVVNHHLFFADLMLREEGVPELLPQAQTIIFDEAHQLPDTATLFFGDTVSTAQLLDLLRDTLAIGQAQARDAANWNDVLAPLDRAARDLRLCFGQAQQRLSMDQLGADHPLLPALGTLREALGQVRDALDQQAERSVDLQQLHRRSQELLQRLIAWGAPERAHEPELCWVDVGSHGVQLHRTPISVADVFRRQRLGEDAGEDAEDGAGDEPDDTLNDAADGLMDDEAAQDLADLQALFADAPTDNAGGASAGEHAGSPQPAHRRHQAWVFTSATLAVKNDFRHFTDALGLEDAECQSWSSPYNYPEQAMLYVPPGLPLPSHAGHTAAVVDAALPLIRANRGRAFVLCTSLRAVEAAAARLKSLLEAAGDPFPVLRQGDAPRPTLLDDFRRAGNAVLVGSHSFWEGIDVKGDALTLVVIDKLPFAPPDDPVLAKRLELLSQAGGNPFMSHQVPQAIIALKQGAGRLIRSETDRGVLMICDTRLVDKPYGRRIWQSLPPMKRTRAEAEVTAFLASL from the coding sequence ATGGACCTGCCCACCCTGTTTTCTGCCAGCGGCCCGCTGGCCCGCGCCTTAGACGGCTATTGCGTTCGTCACGAACAGATCGAGATGAGCCAGGCCGTGCAGGCCGCCATCCGCGATGGCCGCACCGTCGTGCTCGAGGCCGGCACTGGCGTGGGCAAGACCGCCGCCTACCTGGTGCCCGCGCTGCTGGAAGGGGGCAAGGTGGTCGTGTCCACCGGCACCAAGGCCCTGCAAGACCAGCTGTTTCACCGCGACCTGCCCGCCGTGCGCGATGCCCTGGCCGTGCCCGTGAAGGTGGCCCTGCTCAAGGGCCGCAGCAATTACCTGTGCTGGCACCACCTGGAGCGCACCAACCAGGACGCTACCCTGCTGGGCAGCCGGCAAGAGGTGCGTGACCTGTCCGAGATCAACCGCTTTGCGCCCCTCAGCGCCACGGGTGACAAGGCCGAATGCCCCACCGTGCCCGAGCACGCACCCATCTGGGCACGGGTCACCTCCACCCGCGAGAACTGTCTGGGCAGCGACTGCCCCCGCTATGCCGATTGTTTTGTGGTGCGCGCCCGCCGCGAGGCGCAGGATGCCGATGTGGTGGTGGTCAACCACCATCTGTTTTTTGCCGACCTGATGCTGCGCGAAGAAGGCGTGCCCGAACTGCTGCCCCAGGCGCAAACCATCATCTTTGACGAAGCGCACCAGCTGCCCGACACGGCCACGCTGTTCTTTGGCGACACGGTGTCCACCGCGCAATTGCTGGACCTGCTGCGCGACACCCTGGCCATCGGCCAGGCCCAGGCCCGCGACGCCGCCAACTGGAACGATGTGCTGGCGCCGCTGGACCGCGCCGCGCGCGATCTGCGGCTGTGCTTTGGACAGGCGCAGCAGCGCCTGTCCATGGATCAACTGGGGGCCGATCACCCCTTGCTGCCCGCACTGGGCACCCTGCGCGAGGCCCTGGGCCAGGTGCGCGACGCGCTGGATCAGCAGGCCGAACGCAGCGTCGACCTGCAACAACTGCACCGCCGCAGCCAGGAGTTGCTGCAACGACTGATCGCCTGGGGCGCGCCCGAGCGCGCACACGAGCCCGAGCTGTGCTGGGTGGATGTGGGCAGCCATGGGGTGCAACTGCACCGCACACCGATCTCCGTGGCCGATGTGTTTCGCCGTCAGCGCCTGGGGGAGGACGCCGGGGAGGACGCCGAGGATGGCGCAGGCGATGAACCAGACGACACGCTGAACGACGCGGCCGACGGGCTGATGGATGACGAGGCCGCCCAGGACCTGGCTGATCTGCAGGCCTTGTTTGCCGATGCGCCCACCGACAACGCTGGAGGCGCGAGCGCTGGCGAGCACGCTGGAAGCCCACAGCCCGCCCACCGACGCCACCAGGCCTGGGTCTTCACCTCGGCCACCCTGGCCGTGAAGAACGACTTCCGCCACTTCACCGATGCGCTGGGCCTGGAAGACGCCGAATGTCAGTCATGGTCCAGCCCCTACAACTACCCAGAGCAGGCCATGCTCTACGTGCCGCCGGGCCTGCCCCTGCCATCGCACGCAGGGCACACGGCCGCCGTGGTGGATGCCGCCCTGCCCTTGATCCGCGCCAACCGGGGGCGGGCCTTTGTGCTGTGCACCAGCTTGCGCGCGGTGGAAGCCGCCGCAGCCCGGCTGAAGTCCTTGCTGGAGGCGGCAGGCGACCCCTTCCCCGTGCTGCGCCAGGGCGATGCGCCCCGCCCCACCCTGCTGGATGATTTCCGCCGCGCCGGCAATGCCGTGCTGGTGGGCAGCCACAGCTTCTGGGAAGGCATTGACGTCAAGGGCGACGCCCTGACCCTGGTCGTGATCGACAAGCTGCCCTTTGCGCCCCCGGATGATCCGGTGCTGGCCAAGCGCCTGGAGCTGCTGTCACAAGCGGGGGGCAACCCCTTCATGAGCCACCAGGTGCCTCAGGCCATCATTGCGCTCAAGCAGGGCGCGGGCCGCCTGATCCGCAGCGAAACCGACCGGGGCGTGCTGATGATCTGCGACACCCGCTTGGTGGACAAGCCCTACGGTCGCCGCATCTGGCAAAGCCTGCCGCCCATGAAGCGCACCCGGGCCGAGGCCGAGGTGACGGCCTTCCTGGCCAGCCTGTGA
- the panB gene encoding 3-methyl-2-oxobutanoate hydroxymethyltransferase produces the protein MNPASASARKPMTLHRLREMHAQGEKITMLTAYDAMFARLVDDAGVDTILVGDSLGMIVQGHGSTVPVSLDDMAYHTRCVARGNRTAWIIGDLPFGSYQEGREQALRSSVALMQAGAHMVKLEGGGWTADTVHFLTERGIPVCAHLGLTPQSVHALGGYRIQGRDEAGAATLRRHARELAQAGAAMMVLELMPSAVAREVQADNPGMMTIGIGAGAGTAGQVLVLHDMLNVTRGKLPRFVRNFMADGGSVEDAVRRYVAAVKDGSFPDEAVHGY, from the coding sequence ATGAATCCAGCATCCGCGTCTGCCCGCAAGCCCATGACCCTGCACCGCCTTCGGGAGATGCACGCCCAGGGCGAGAAGATCACCATGCTGACCGCCTACGACGCCATGTTCGCCCGTCTGGTGGACGATGCTGGCGTGGACACCATCCTGGTGGGCGACTCGCTGGGCATGATCGTGCAAGGCCATGGCAGCACCGTGCCCGTGAGCCTGGACGACATGGCCTACCACACCCGCTGTGTGGCCCGTGGCAACCGCACGGCCTGGATCATCGGTGATCTGCCCTTCGGCAGCTACCAGGAAGGCCGCGAACAGGCCCTGCGCAGCAGCGTGGCCCTGATGCAGGCTGGCGCCCACATGGTCAAGCTGGAAGGGGGTGGCTGGACCGCCGATACCGTGCACTTCCTGACCGAGCGCGGCATTCCGGTGTGTGCCCACCTGGGGCTGACCCCGCAGAGCGTGCATGCCCTGGGTGGCTACCGCATCCAAGGCCGCGACGAGGCCGGTGCGGCCACCTTGCGCCGCCACGCGCGAGAGCTGGCCCAGGCCGGTGCCGCCATGATGGTGCTGGAGCTGATGCCTTCGGCCGTGGCCCGCGAGGTGCAGGCCGACAACCCCGGCATGATGACCATCGGCATTGGCGCTGGTGCCGGCACGGCAGGCCAGGTGCTGGTGCTGCACGACATGCTGAACGTGACGCGCGGCAAGCTGCCTCGCTTTGTGCGCAACTTCATGGCCGACGGTGGCAGCGTGGAAGACGCGGTGCGCCGTTATGTGGCCGCCGTCAAGGACGGTTCGTTCCCTGACGAAGCCGTGCACGGTTACTGA